From a single Leptidea sinapis chromosome 1, ilLepSina1.1, whole genome shotgun sequence genomic region:
- the LOC126964827 gene encoding dynein axonemal light chain 4 — MAEEAAAATGAGAEKVIHTYPLIRHSDMPEEMRTEAMELSVTACEKFSQNNELAARLVKESLDKKFGPAFHVVIGESYGFEITYESSTICYMYFGGNQAVCIWKCS, encoded by the exons ATGGCTGAGGAGGCGGCGGCGGCCACTGGAGCAGGGGCAGAGAAAGTGATACATACATACCCGCTAATAAGG CACTCGGACATGCCTGAGGAGATGCGGACAGAAGCGATGGAGCTGTCGGTGACGGCTTGCGAGAAGTTCTCGCAGAACAACGAGCTGGCGGCGCGCCTCGTGAAGGAGTCCTTGGACAAGAAGTTCGGGCCGGCGTTCCACGTGGTGATCGGCGAGAGCTACGGCTTCGAGATCACCTACGAGTCCAGCACCATATGCTACATGTACTTCGGAGGGAACCAGGCTGTGTGTATTTGGAAGTGTTCGTGA